One Streptomonospora salina genomic window, TGCACGGCGTATTCGCCCACGATGGTCTTGCCCGAGCCGGTGGGGGCGGCCACCAGCACTCCCTCGCCCGACTCCAGCGCCTTGCAGGCCCGGATCTGGAAACGGTCGAACTCGAATCCGTAGAGACCCTGGAAATCCTCGATGGCGGCGCTGGATTCTGCTTGGCGCCGGCGGAAAGCGGCGTACCGGGCGGCGTGGGTACTCATATCCACCTAGCCTAGAACGTCGGGGCGGATGGGGAGCACGCGGCGCAGCGCGCCGCCGCGCCGGCGACGGTGCGCAGGCGGATCAGCTCTGCTCACCCTCGGCCTGCGCGCCGCCCTCCTCCGCGGATGCGTCCCCGGCACGGCCGGTCTCGCGGGAGGCGGGTGCGACCACCGCACGCACCGGGACCTCGCCGCGCTGGATGGCGGCTTCCTCGGCCGTGAGGTACTCCTCGGGGATGTCGAACTCGCCGTCCTTGGCGCCCAGCACGAACGCGTCCCACTCGGCGGGGGTGAAGAACAGGGTGCCCTTCTCGGGGTGCTTGCCGTCGCGCACCGCCCGGTACCCGTCCTCGAATTCGGCGACCTCGACGACGGCCGAGGAGTTCTCGCGCGAGAGCGAAGAGCGCTTCCACACGGC contains:
- a CDS encoding DUF397 domain-containing protein, with product MDNATPASRDLPPEARGNSKWHDTTDAVWKRSSLSRENSSAVVEVAEFEDGYRAVRDGKHPEKGTLFFTPAEWDAFVLGAKDGEFDIPEEYLTAEEAAIQRGEVPVRAVVAPASRETGRAGDASAEEGGAQAEGEQS